One genomic window of Lytechinus variegatus isolate NC3 chromosome 1, Lvar_3.0, whole genome shotgun sequence includes the following:
- the LOC121414742 gene encoding lysocardiolipin acyltransferase 1-like yields the protein MMGHSKVKGFLSLFLAFYSAFVVSVFMMGPFLPLMILAPQIYRRITDRFIGFWMMLPVSLLETFYGCRFKSIGDKMVPNERSLLILNHRTRIDWLFFIACMMRQTNSSDLKIILKSQLKNAPCLGWSMQVACFIFLSRQWVKDRVWMTTVLKYFAELRYNFQLLLFPEGINFCRTGQEISNAYAQKNNLPMYKYVLHPHTTGFSFTLDYLKQIKKVDTVYDVTVAYCDVIPEKGEIDFFRGNVPKEMQFLIHKYPVSELPNNKEDLDNWCVEKWKEKENRLEKFYTGSKTFEGQEGGELLDLSAMCLPKVYFVITVWVTAFFGTLYAMIFSSFVFWSVIVLMATYVIMGKYFGGADNLAIASFNFTQDITHKARTT from the coding sequence gaTGGGTCATTCAAAAGTGAAGGGGTTTTTGTCGCtatttttggcattctactcTGCCTTTGTGGTCTCGGTCTTCATGATGGGTCCATTTTTGCCGTTGATGATTCTTGCTCCGCAGATCTACCGCCGAATCACAGATCGCTTCATCGGGTTCTGGATGATGCTACCGGTGTCATTACTGGAGACTTTCTATGGCTGTCGGTTCAAGAGCATTGGTGACAAAATGGTGCCGAACGAACGTAGCCTCCTCATCTTGAATCACCGCACCCGGATAGATTGGCTTTTCTTTATCGCCTGCATGATGAGACAAACCAACTCTTCAGACCTCAAGATTATCTTGAAGTCCCAGCTCAAGAATGCACCATGTCTTGGTTGGTCCATGCAGGTTGCCTGCTTCATCTTCCTATCCCGCCAATGGGTCAAAGACCGTGTCTGGATGACTACCGTCCTCAAGTACTTTGCGGAGCTGCGGTACAACTTCCAGCTCCTCCTTTTCCCTGAAGGCATCAACTTTTGTCGGACAGGTCAAGAGATCAGTAATGCCTATGCCCAGAAGAACAACCTACCCATGTATAAGTATGTTCTTCATCCCCACACTACAGGTTTTTCCTTCACTTTGGACTACCTGAAACAGATAAAGAAGGTTGATACTGTCTATGACGTGACGGTGGCATACTGTGACGTTATCCCGGAGAAGGGTGAGATTGACTTTTTCAGAGGCAACGTTCCCAAGGAGATGCAGTTCCTGATCCACAAGTATCCTGTCAGTGAGCTTCCCAACAACAAGGAAGACCTGGACAACTGGTGCGTGGAGAAGTGGAAGGAGAAGGAGAACCGTCTTGAGAAGTTCTACACTGGATCCAAGACGTTTGAGGGCCAGGAAGGTGGTGAACTGCTGGACCTCTCTGCCATGTGTCTCCCGAAGGTCTACTTCGTCATCACTGTCTGGGTGACTGCATTCTTTGGTACCCTCTATGCCATGATCTTCTCCTCCTTTGTTTTTTGGAGTGTCATAGTCCTTATGGCAACCTATGTAATAATGGGTAAGTACTTTGGTGGTGCTGATAATCTTGCAATAGCTAGCTTTAACTTCACTCAGGATATCACTCATAAGGCCAGGACCACTTAG